TGAAgacaaaagagaaagagagaaacttcTCACAACTATTACATAGCCAGACAGTCATAGCTACCGTTTTCAGTAACAATGACGTCGGTGTGGGAGCTGCCATATCTGTGGATATGGTCTATAGCCTCCTGCATGCTGTCCACCACCTCGATGCAGCACTCCAGATCCCCGTATTCTGTCCTCAGAGACTTGACCTCCGATGGGCTAAAGGTCAGGTAGGAGGCGAACCTGGGGCCAGCGTGGATCTTCACCTAAAGGGGTCACATTGGGAAGAGGGTCATCATTACATACGGTGATCggtcaattaatcaatcaatcaaatcggGGAGTTTGCTTGgatctagggttgcaaagggagggtatattaccgGTAACttaagtttaccagtaaactagaCAGCATTTTCACAACATGACAAAGATAATAAAATAAGATGACtttaaatcaacaacaaaaaaatagaatgacaaagctgtaaaacatgatCCTAAATATAACCCATCAACTTCGTGAATACCATTGgggtttaatatgagggtttcagcatggaatatcctttatattttaacatgcttttatttattttacgatGGCAATATGTCTGCTGTAAATGTTTAGACGCCAAACCGTTGGCAGTTGTGAAAAGTCAGTACggtagttggaagagttgcagaaaTAATTGCAAATGATGTCATTGTTGATGAGATTATTTTTTCATTAATCAGGCTATTTTCTCTTTAACCATATGATCTATCTGCTAGAGACTCTTAGGCAATATGAACACAGTTACACAGATCAAGAACAAAATGAATATTTTATATGAATAGATTTTTCTTAAGTTAAgagtataaattaccaaagtttCCATAGATAGACCTGTCATAGCGAATCACAACAAAAGTATTCGTGATACTTGGAAGTTTTTTTGTTATGATTATCATCAATTGGATTGTAAATTGTTAATGTTCATTTTTGTGAATTTGGTTTTAGAAGCATAAACCGTCAACAATGAGACATGAAAAACGCGGTTAATCATCCACCTCAACCCAACCTCAGTGAAagaaaataaatatttgatttgaaGTTGTAGTCAAATGTAACCAACCATTCCACCAAACAAGCAGCCAGTCGCTCCTTACTGTATCTTATTTAGCCAAGTGATTTGAACCTGTATTTaagaggagatgaagaggaggataaCATCACTTGTTTATGTCAATGTGTCTGTACCTgcgtatttgagtgtgtgtgtgggtgtgtggtctTACCCGTTCGGTGCGGAGCATGTCTATGATCTGGTCAAACAGAGTGGTCCTGAGGATATCCCTGTGCATCAAcagtgtttccatagcattgCAGGCCGCAGGGTAGTCACATTTAGAGTCTCTGACTGGAGAGAGAAAACGTCAATCAATCACTCCTTCTCCTTCATTGGTAGTaaatgaaaatgtgtgtgtgacaggtgtgTCTGCTTGTATTGTCCCACTGACCGATCTTGATGACCTTGTCGATGGCGGCCTCCGAGTCGACGTAGACGTGGCAGATGCCCTCACTGTGGCCCAGCACTGGGATGCTCTTGGCTGCTCTCTGGATGTTCCTGACCAGCTGAGACGAGCCTCGCGGGATGATCAGGTCTATCATCTTGTCTAGTCTACACAGGTCCTCCACCTCCTCACGGGTACTCACCTGGAAAACGCAAAATAAACCATACTGCATTCTGGGATTTCTTTTTTCTATAGGGGGAATACACTGTGCTACATTGTATTCAATTCTCCGCTGAGTACGTACAGGACAGAAATCACCTTAGGAAAGGAGGAATGAAAGGATTCTTTTGGATGGTGTCTGACTATATTTACTACTGGCAGAGTAACACAGAATTCGCCCATACCTAGTGTTCTACGATTTCGAATACTAGGATTTCAGTATAAAATATGGTATTTAAATATCTTCCATGCCGTTTTTCTTAAATGGAATGTTTTTTTCCAGCTATGATTACCAGCTGTACAGCCTCTTTGACCCCGTGGATGTCCAGTGCTTCCTGGGTCAGCTCATGTAAGACGCGGTTGGTGTTGGCTGCTCCCTTACCCCCCTTTGCCAGCAGAGCATTACCGCTGGCTATGGCTAGAGCTGATACCTACACACAAATGAGAACAATAGCCTTTTATCCACAGAATTGTATAACCACCAGCACGAACACCACCCCATCTTACCAAAAGATGGTCCACGATGTACAAGcacaactctcacacacataGACGAGCCcaaacgcacacacaaacacattaccTGCGGTAAGCAGTCCGGGCGGGCCTCGAAGATGACCAGCAGTACTCCTATGGGCACAGTGATCTGCTCCAGCTCTAAGTTGTGGGCTACCCTGGTCCTACGCAGCACTCTGCCCACGCTGTCCTGAGAGGCCACGGCTATCTGTCTCAGCCCTATAGCCAGGCTATTCAGCTTGGCCGGGGAAAGGCTCAGACGATTGAGCAGGGCTGACGACAACTGGCCTGATAGGGGGATGGAGAACACAAAGAAATGAGATGTCGTTGAAAACCCCTGACTATCCCTTCAACTACTCAAGCGCTGCTCTTATACACCTTCAAATGCAACAGCACCGTCAAATGATCAACATCCTATCACAGTCACACAACGGGATTTTGGTTAGTAAAACGTCCCTGCGAGTAGGACCTGTTTTGACAAACACCATCGATTCAATCAGAGAGATAAGACGAACGTGACGGGAATAGTCACCCGCATTGGCTGCTAGGTCCATGTCCGTCTTGTTGGCAGCAAggatctcctcctccttctcaacCAGCAGGTCTGCCAGGTGACAGATGATCGCGCCTCTCTGGGGTGGGAACGATTCACTAAAGATTCAACTAACTGCAGACACACCTGGGATCACGTATACTATATAACTGTGTATGAGTGTCTGACCTGGTCCGGGTGCAGGGCTGCCAGGGTTCTGCCGGAGTTCCGGGCCATCTCAGTCTGCTGCTCCACGGTGGGGCCTGGAGATGGACACGTTACGGCGGATGAGCACAGACAACAGATACAAAACAGCAAATGGGAGCATTGGACATCAGCACGCGTGATCATAATCCTAATCGTCTTCATTAGAAGAACTACAATCACCATGATCCTCACCATTATGCTCATTGTTGTCATAATCATCCTTATTCTAATAACCTTCATCGTCGGTGTCCATCCCAAAGAGATGACCCCAGTAGAACTCACCGGCAGGTTTGACCTCGGAGAAGAAGGTGCCCACTTTCTTGCCCTCCACGATGTCAGTGATCACGTGGCCCGTCACCTTGGGGTGGGTGCCGTTGGCGATGACCACTGACGTGCCCCCCTGTAAGGCCCACAGGGCAGCCTTTACCTGGGGGGTAGTAGAGGTGGGAATACACGTCGGCTATTTGAATTCCCCACTTGTTTCTCCAGTAAGGATTTGGCCCCCAATGGAAAGACTTGCACTGCAGGTCGATGCCAAATATCTCTGACACAGAGTTCCAAAGTCTGTAACTAATTACAAAGACTTTCTTAAAACCTGATTACAGATGTGTAGTCCTCAACTCTTACATGTAGTCCTCAACTCTTACATGTATTGAACGACACTATTCTAACCTACGCGTGTCTTTGTAATTACCTTTGCCTCCATGCCTCCTAAACCCACCCTGGATTTTGCCCCATAGGTGATCGACTGCTGGTCGCCAGGGTAGAAGATGTCAATGAGTTTGGCGTCATCCGATCCAGGAGGGCTGTCGTACAGTCCTACAAGAGATAGGAGGTAACTATGGTTACATGATTGTTTCCTTTGGTGCTAGCCTACCATGGACAAAGATTACCTCCCTGTCCAACCCATCAGTGATTTCCAAATACAACCAGGGTTGTGTTTATTAGGGTACGTAACGGaagacatttaaaaaaagttCTGACAGAAAACAAAAATGAGTGTTTCCTATTGTacaagtccaggtagtcacaGACAATTTAAGTCTGTTTTCTTCCATTCaaggcctaatgaacacaaccaaaAAGACCTGATGGGTATACCCACGAAGTAGGATAAACAACCAGAAATAACTACTGATTTTTGGTTCATTAAGAAAGCTAAACTTGGATACGTGTTTTCAGTTGAGTCAATAACTCCTTGATCCTACTTTGCAGTATACCCCTCTGTAGTTCCCCTTCTTACAGTAATGCTCCTAAATTACCGTGTATTGTTTTGAGCCAGAGTGCAGGCAGATGGCGCGTTACCTAATGGGTGTTAATGTGTTGCTGTGTGAGCAATCTACCTTCTACGTCAGAGAGAGCGATGAGCAGGTCTGCCTTCATCTCCACAGCCAGGCGTGCAGCCAGACTGTCATTGTCCTTTATACTGATGACCTAACGTGGAGGAAAACACAGCGTCTTAGTCTCACAGAAAGACATTGAAATTGACGGGGTAAAGTAATAGTGTTCAGTCGAAATTGAGGTCAGCGTAAAAGAAAATGTCATTGAAATCCAAGCATTTTATTATAAAGTGAAGCACCGCTAGATTGGCTATCGTTGATATTGGCTTTCCTACTGTGTGGGTTAGCAAAGCTATTGGCATTACAATCTTTAGTTGTTTAGTACTAGTGTGTTTTTCTACACCGGAAAAACTTGCTCATTCCGCCTAAGCTTGCGGAAGGAGAAAAGAAGCATGCGTCTACCTCCAGGAGTGAGACCAGACAGCCACGCTTTTAGGTCCAGTCAGCTAACATATAGAAGGGAATTa
This genomic interval from Salvelinus fontinalis isolate EN_2023a chromosome 30, ASM2944872v1, whole genome shotgun sequence contains the following:
- the LOC129829203 gene encoding delta-1-pyrroline-5-carboxylate synthase-like isoform X1, whose amino-acid sequence is MLLQRLSLCAGLPLGPRTQSTIICPRLAKPLTQVSLARANGNSFAHRGELRQAKRIVVKLGSAVVTRGDECGLALGRLASVVEQVAMLQNQGREMMIVTSGAVAFGKQRLRHEILLSQSVRQALHSGQNQLKDMSVPVLEARACAAAGQSGLMALYEAMFTQYSTCTAQVLVTNLDFHDDQKRQNLNSTLQELLRMNIVPIINTNDAVVPPPEPNSDLQGVNVISIKDNDSLAARLAVEMKADLLIALSDVEGLYDSPPGSDDAKLIDIFYPGDQQSITYGAKSRVGLGGMEAKVKAALWALQGGTSVVIANGTHPKVTGHVITDIVEGKKVGTFFSEVKPAGPTVEQQTEMARNSGRTLAALHPDQRGAIICHLADLLVEKEEEILAANKTDMDLAANAGQLSSALLNRLSLSPAKLNSLAIGLRQIAVASQDSVGRVLRRTRVAHNLELEQITVPIGVLLVIFEARPDCLPQVSALAIASGNALLAKGGKGAANTNRVLHELTQEALDIHGVKEAVQLVSTREEVEDLCRLDKMIDLIIPRGSSQLVRNIQRAAKSIPVLGHSEGICHVYVDSEAAIDKVIKIVRDSKCDYPAACNAMETLLMHRDILRTTLFDQIIDMLRTERVKIHAGPRFASYLTFSPSEVKSLRTEYGDLECCIEVVDSMQEAIDHIHRYGSSHTDVIVTENEDTAEQFLQQLDSACVFWNASSRFADGYRFGLGAEVGISTARIHARGPVGLEGLLTTKWVLRGDGHTAADFSEHGTLKYLHENLPVTQPQPRQMAAQCED
- the LOC129829203 gene encoding delta-1-pyrroline-5-carboxylate synthase-like isoform X2 — translated: MLLQRLSLCAGLPLGPRTQSTIICPRLAKPLTQVSLARANGNSFAHRGELRQAKRIVVKLGSAVVTRGDECGLALGRLASVVEQVAMLQNQGREMMIVTSGAVAFGKQRLRHEILLSQSVRQALHSGQNQLKDMSVPVLEARACAAAGQSGLMALYEAMFTQYSTCTAQVLVTNLDFHDDQKRQNLNSTLQELLRMNIVPIINTNDAVVPPPEPNSDLQGVISIKDNDSLAARLAVEMKADLLIALSDVEGLYDSPPGSDDAKLIDIFYPGDQQSITYGAKSRVGLGGMEAKVKAALWALQGGTSVVIANGTHPKVTGHVITDIVEGKKVGTFFSEVKPAGPTVEQQTEMARNSGRTLAALHPDQRGAIICHLADLLVEKEEEILAANKTDMDLAANAGQLSSALLNRLSLSPAKLNSLAIGLRQIAVASQDSVGRVLRRTRVAHNLELEQITVPIGVLLVIFEARPDCLPQVSALAIASGNALLAKGGKGAANTNRVLHELTQEALDIHGVKEAVQLVSTREEVEDLCRLDKMIDLIIPRGSSQLVRNIQRAAKSIPVLGHSEGICHVYVDSEAAIDKVIKIVRDSKCDYPAACNAMETLLMHRDILRTTLFDQIIDMLRTERVKIHAGPRFASYLTFSPSEVKSLRTEYGDLECCIEVVDSMQEAIDHIHRYGSSHTDVIVTENEDTAEQFLQQLDSACVFWNASSRFADGYRFGLGAEVGISTARIHARGPVGLEGLLTTKWVLRGDGHTAADFSEHGTLKYLHENLPVTQPQPRQMAAQCED
- the LOC129829203 gene encoding delta-1-pyrroline-5-carboxylate synthase-like isoform X3; protein product: MLQNQGREMMIVTSGAVAFGKQRLRHEILLSQSVRQALHSGQNQLKDMSVPVLEARACAAAGQSGLMALYEAMFTQYSTCTAQVLVTNLDFHDDQKRQNLNSTLQELLRMNIVPIINTNDAVVPPPEPNSDLQGVNVISIKDNDSLAARLAVEMKADLLIALSDVEGLYDSPPGSDDAKLIDIFYPGDQQSITYGAKSRVGLGGMEAKVKAALWALQGGTSVVIANGTHPKVTGHVITDIVEGKKVGTFFSEVKPAGPTVEQQTEMARNSGRTLAALHPDQRGAIICHLADLLVEKEEEILAANKTDMDLAANAGQLSSALLNRLSLSPAKLNSLAIGLRQIAVASQDSVGRVLRRTRVAHNLELEQITVPIGVLLVIFEARPDCLPQVSALAIASGNALLAKGGKGAANTNRVLHELTQEALDIHGVKEAVQLVSTREEVEDLCRLDKMIDLIIPRGSSQLVRNIQRAAKSIPVLGHSEGICHVYVDSEAAIDKVIKIVRDSKCDYPAACNAMETLLMHRDILRTTLFDQIIDMLRTERVKIHAGPRFASYLTFSPSEVKSLRTEYGDLECCIEVVDSMQEAIDHIHRYGSSHTDVIVTENEDTAEQFLQQLDSACVFWNASSRFADGYRFGLGAEVGISTARIHARGPVGLEGLLTTKWVLRGDGHTAADFSEHGTLKYLHENLPVTQPQPRQMAAQCED
- the LOC129829203 gene encoding delta-1-pyrroline-5-carboxylate synthase-like isoform X5, with the protein product MLLQRLSLCAGLPLGPRTQSTIICPRLAKPLTQVSLARANGNSFAHRGELRQAKRIVVKLGSAVVTRGDECGLALGRLASVVEQVAMLQNQGREMMIVTSGAVAFGKQRLRHEILLSQSVRQALHSGQNQLKDMSVPVLEARACAAAGQSGLMALYEAMFTQYSTCTAQVLVTNLDFHDDQKRQNLNSTLQELLRMNIVPIINTNDAVVPPPEPNSDLQGVNVISIKDNDSLAARLAVEMKADLLIALSDVEGLYDSPPGSDDAKLIDIFYPGDQQSITYGAKSRVGLGGMEAKVKAALWALQGGTSVVIANGTHPKVTGHVITDIVEGKKVGTFFSEVKPAGPTVEQQTEMARNSGRTLAALHPDQRGAIICHLADLLVEKEEEILAANKTDMDLAANAGQLSSALLNRLSLSPAKLNSLAIGLRQIAVASQDSVGRVLRRTRVAHNLELEQITVPIGVLLVIFEARPDCLPQVSALAIASGNALLAKGGKGAANTNRVLHELTQEALDIHGVKEAVQLVSTREEVEDLCRLDKMIDLIIPRGSSQLVRNIQRAAKSIPVLGHSEGICHVYVDSEAAIDKVIKIVRDSKCDYPAACNAMETLLMHRDILRTTLFDQIIDMLRTERVQITWLNKIQ
- the LOC129829203 gene encoding delta-1-pyrroline-5-carboxylate synthase-like isoform X4, yielding MLLQRLSLCAGLPLGPRTQSTIICPRLAKPLTQVSLARANGNSFAHRGELRQAKRIVVKLGSAVVTRGDECGLALGRLASVVEQVAMLQNQGREMMIVTSGAVAFGKQRLRHEILLSQSVRQALHSGQNQLKDMSVPVLEARACAAAGQSGLMALYEAMFTQYSTCTAQVLVTNLDFHDDQKRQNLNSTLQELLRMNIVPIINTNDAVVPPPEPNSDLQGVNVISIKDNDSLAARLAVEMKADLLIALSDVEGLYDSPPGSDDAKLIDIFYPGDQQSITYGAKSRVGLGGMEAKVKAALWALQGGTSVVIANGTHPKVTGHVITDIVEGKKVGTFFSEVKPAGPTVEQQTEMARNSGRTLAALHPDQRGAIICHLADLLVEKEEEILAANKTDMDLAANAGQLSSALLNRLSLSPAKLNSLAIGLRQIAVASQDSVGRVLRRTRVAHNLELEQITVPIGVLLVIFEARPDCLPQVSALAIASGNALLAKGGKGAANTNRVLHELTQEALDIHGVKEAVQLVSTREEVEDLCRLDKMIDLIIPRGSSQLVRNIQRAAKSIPVLGHSEGICHVYVDSEAAIDKVIKIVRDSKCDYPAACNAMETLLMHRDILRTTLFDQIIDMLRTERVQITWLNKIQ